The bacterium genomic sequence GGTGTGAGTCGCCAACTTCAATCCCGCGCGCGGCGAGGAACTGGGCAAGATCCATCCGGCGCTGGTGATCCAGGCGGACGAGTTGTCCGAGGCCGTCACGCCCCTGGTCGTCGTCCTGCCCTTGAGCACGATGACCATGCCTGCGGGCGAGCTGTTCATCCGATTGGGCGCCCGTGACCGGCTGCTCCAGGACAGCGTGGTGCTCACCGACCAGCCCCGCACCATTGACCGGCGGCGCCTGGGGGAGGGTCCCTTGACCCGGCTCAGCGCCGCCGGGCTGTGCGCCGTGGAGAACGCGCTGCGGCTGGTGCTGGGCCTCTCATAGTTGCCTGGCAGGGCGCGGCGGCCGGACCCGGGCGACACTGTTGCACCGGCGCCGGTCACCTGGTCCAGCGAGGTAGTGCTTGCATGTTCCGGCTGACATCGCGTGATTGGCCCTCCCCTTCCGCACACAGTAATCAACGACAGGAGCAACAGATGACCCCGACTCGGATCAGCTCACCCGGCACTGGCCTCCTGCTCCTGCTTGCGGCAGGCGCCTGGGCGCAGGCACTCCCCGACGGGACGGACACGCCCCTCAGCCGGCGCCTCACGATGGAATGGCAGGGCGGGCGGGGCACGGCCTTCCAGCGCCTGCTGGCCTCGGACAGCGCGCCCATGCGCCACTTGCTGAGCCGCCCGGGCATCGCTTTCGATCATCTGGACGTCAGCGGCATGCCGGTCTTCCTCGCCGAGGAGAACCTCAACGCCGCGCGCACCCTGAGCACGGACGATGTCTGGCCGGGCGGCGGCGCCGGTCTGAACCTGACGGGGAGCGGCATCGGCTACCTGGGCATCTGGGACAGCGGCGCGGTGCGCGCCAGCCACCAGGAGTTCGGCGGACGCGTCACGATCCACGACGCGGGCGCCACCTCCGCCCATTCCACCCACGTGGCCGGGACGCTGATCGCCGCCGGCGTGGATCCGGCCGCCCGGGGCATGGCCTACCAAGCCGCCCTCACCAGCTGGAACTGGGACAACGACCTGGGCGAGATGGCCGCCGCCGCGGCGGGCGGCTTGCGCGTATCCAACCATTCCTACGGTTGGATCAGCGGGTGGTACTGGTCCGGCAGCGACTGGTACTGGTACGGCGACATCAGCATCAGTCCGCTGGAGGCCTACCAGTTCGGTTATTATGGCAGCAAGAGCCGCGATCATGACGAGATCGCCCATGCGCATCCCACCTACCTCATCGTGAACAGCGCGGGCAACGACCGGGACGACACGGGGCCGGGGGCCGGCGGCCTCCACTACGTCTGGGACGGCGGCTGGGTCCTGAGCACGGTCACGCGCCAGGCCGACGGCGCCAGCGGGGGCTATGATTGCATCGGCGCGGACAAGTGCGCCAAGAACACCCTGACCATCGGCGCCGTGGACGACGTGCCGGCCGGCTATGCCGCTCCCGCGGACGTGGTGATGAGCGCCTTCAGCAACTGGGGACCCACCGACGACGGCCGCATCAAGCCCGACCTGGTCGCCAACGGGATCGGTCTGACCTCCTCTCTCAACGGCTCCGACACGGAGTACGCCACCTATTCCGGCACCTCCATGGCCAGCCCCAATGCCGCGGGATCCGTGGCGCTGCTGGGTCAGCACTACGAGGCGCGTTTGGGCACCGTACCCCGCGCCGCCACGCTGAAGGCCCTGCTTATCCACACCACCGACGAGGCGGGCCCTGCCGCCGGCCCGGACTACAGCCACGGCTGGGGGCTGCTCAACACGCGCGCCGCCGCGGAGTTGATCAGCCTGCAGGAGACGGAGGATTGGCACATCCAGGAGCGGCAGTTGCAGAACGGCGCACAGGAGAACCTCTCCTTGTGGGCCGAGGCCGGCCACGATGTGCGCATCACCATGGGCTGGACGGACCCGCCCGGCACCTCCCCCGCCCCCGCCCTGGATCCGCCCGATCCCATCCTCGTCCACGACCTGGACCTGCGCTGCCACCCCCCCGTGGGGACGGCCCGGCTGCCCTGGATCCTCGACCCCGCCAACCCCGCGCTGGCGGCGACGCGGGGCGACAACACGCGGGACAACGTCGAGCAGATCCAGTTCACGGCCACGGAGACGGGAATTCATACGCTCGTCATCAGCCACAAGGGGACCATTGCTTCCCAGGCCTACAGCCTGATCCTGAGTGGGGCGCATCCCTACGTGTGCACCGATCCGACACCGCAGGCGCCGCAGGTCCAGATCTCTGTCAGTGGCGGTGATGTGCTGCTCAGTTGGCCGCCCGTGACGGAATCGGTGGGCGGCTGCCCCCTCTCCGACGTGCAATACGAGGTATGGAAGGCCGCCGGTGTGGGGGCCGCCTTCACCCTGCTCGAGACAATCGTGGGCACCAGCACCACGGATGTGGGCGCCGTGTCCCCGTCGGGACTGGGGCTCTATCGCGTGATCGCAGTCAGCGACGGCGGGGGTCCGGACATGGTGCTCATCCCCGCCGGCCAGTTCATGATGGGCCAGGCCGGCGTGGCCACGCCCGAGCACTCCGTTACCCTAACCAACGACTTCCTGCTGGGCCGCACCGAGGTGACCAACGCCCAATTCCTGGAGGCGCTGAACTGGGCCAAGGCGCAGGGCTTGGTCTCCGTGGTGGGGGACTATGTGCAGCAGTACGGCGTGACCCTGTTGCGCATCAACGAGAGCGGCTACGATCGCTTCGAAATCCGCTACAACGCCGGAACGCAACAATTCTTCCTGCAGGCCGGGACCTGGGATGCCGGCAGTTACGGTCCAGGTGAGGCCTACCCCGGCGGCGCCTACGACCCAGCGAACCACCCCGTCAAGAATGTGTCGTGGTATGGTGCGGCTTGCTATTGCGACTGGCTCAGCCTG encodes the following:
- a CDS encoding SUMF1/EgtB/PvdO family nonheme iron enzyme, producing the protein MTPTRISSPGTGLLLLLAAGAWAQALPDGTDTPLSRRLTMEWQGGRGTAFQRLLASDSAPMRHLLSRPGIAFDHLDVSGMPVFLAEENLNAARTLSTDDVWPGGGAGLNLTGSGIGYLGIWDSGAVRASHQEFGGRVTIHDAGATSAHSTHVAGTLIAAGVDPAARGMAYQAALTSWNWDNDLGEMAAAAAGGLRVSNHSYGWISGWYWSGSDWYWYGDISISPLEAYQFGYYGSKSRDHDEIAHAHPTYLIVNSAGNDRDDTGPGAGGLHYVWDGGWVLSTVTRQADGASGGYDCIGADKCAKNTLTIGAVDDVPAGYAAPADVVMSAFSNWGPTDDGRIKPDLVANGIGLTSSLNGSDTEYATYSGTSMASPNAAGSVALLGQHYEARLGTVPRAATLKALLIHTTDEAGPAAGPDYSHGWGLLNTRAAAELISLQETEDWHIQERQLQNGAQENLSLWAEAGHDVRITMGWTDPPGTSPAPALDPPDPILVHDLDLRCHPPVGTARLPWILDPANPALAATRGDNTRDNVEQIQFTATETGIHTLVISHKGTIASQAYSLILSGAHPYVCTDPTPQAPQVQISVSGGDVLLSWPPVTESVGGCPLSDVQYEVWKAAGVGAAFTLLETIVGTSTTDVGAVSPSGLGLYRVIAVSDGGGPDMVLIPAGQFMMGQAGVATPEHSVTLTNDFLLGRTEVTNAQFLEALNWAKAQGLVSVVGDYVQQYGVTLLRINESGYDRFEIRYNAGTQQFFLQAGTWDAGSYGPGEAYPGGAYDPANHPVKNVSWYGAACYCDWLSLMNGLPPYYNGNWGQIPSPNNPYTAAGYRLPTEAEWEFAAQYDDERTYPWGNASPTACVHANYSGCMGWTAPVGSYPAGDSELGLKDMAGNVWEWCNDWYGSYSSSPQSNPAGPASGSGRVERGSGWGNSATNLPCAFRFYGSPFSNYYFYGFRLCRTLP